Part of the Drosophila pseudoobscura strain MV-25-SWS-2005 chromosome 2, UCI_Dpse_MV25, whole genome shotgun sequence genome, CCAGATTTCGCGCTTCCCGCTATTCACAAATTTGTCCCGCAGTTGGCTTTTAAAAAAGCCAGATCTGACGGGAAAATCGACAGCCCTGCCCCCAGCCCCTCCAGCCATTGTGAACTGTGAAACTGTGAAATTGGAACAGGAATGTGAACGGTGAACGGGGGTGACATGTAACAAATCGAGCACAATTTTCGTCGgagagaaaaataaatatcagaaaatagcaacaacaaacaacaaatagtAGTAGAGCGCAATAagtttaaaaattgtttatttatgtcATAGTTTGAAAGCGTGCCAGTGTCGCGTTTCCAGGCTcgcgagtgtgagtgtgccCCAATAGGAATCCTTCGAATAAGCTTGCACGTACGTCGTAGGGGGTGGAGAGGGTGGAGTAGGAGCAGAGCCAAACGGAGTGAGTGGGGGTCAAAGCGTTAGCGTGCTGCGGCGCGGAATCGATATCGATGGTACGCACCAAAAAccagtcctcctcctccagcgccagcagcagcagccacaaatcTCCAATCAAATCGCACGGCGGCAACGGATCAGCAGCCGCAGGAACAGCAGGACACCCCGTGAGcaggtcgtcgtcgtcgcatcGGACATCGATCGATGACCGCAAGTCCGCCACGAACGTGTCATCCTCCTCGAACCGCCGCACAACTCCGGGCAGCTCGCcggacggagacggagacgacgacaccaccaccaccgatGATCTGACCCCAACATCAACGAGCGCGCCAAGAAGCGCCGGCGGCCCCTCCTCTGTGCACAAGCAGAACCTCTACGTCGTTTCATTTCCCATTATATTCCTATTCAACGTTCTTCGCTCGCTGATTTATCAGCTGTTCTGCATTTTTCGCTACCTGTACGGCGCCAGCACAAAGGTTATTTACCGTCCCCACAGACGCGACTGCAACATCGAGATTGTTGTCCAGAACAACTCAAATAACAAGGATcagaagcaccagcagctGACGTCGAGTCAGTCCCTCAACTATCCCTTGGAGGTGACCAGCGGCGAGGCAGCGTCCGAGCAGCAAGTACAGCAACCTCTGCCACAGCAACGCTATCGCGCCCTCCAGCCCCTGGAAATGGCAGGGGCCAATCGATCTGGGTCAGGCTACTCCCCCGGTCCTGGGGATCCTTTGTTGGCCAAGCAGAAGCATCACCATCGTCGGGCGTTCGAGTACATCTCCAAGGCGCTCAAGATAGACGAAGAGAATGAAGGTGAGCATTGAGCAGTGAGCAGGGAGCATTGAGCGTGCAGTGTTGGGGGTGCTTTCGAGTGCTCTCTATGAGTCATCGCCCCACTAGCTGGCGGCGGCTGTTCGTCTCTTTAGTCCGTgcttatgtgtgtgtatcttttgttGTCTGTCGAGTGGGAATCAATAATCACAAAAAGCAAAGAGTGAGATGTTCTGACAATCGTTTCCCTTTTCTCCCGCCTCCAGGTCACAAAGAGCTGGCCATTGAGCTGTATCGCAAGGGAATCAAGGAGCTCGAGGATGGCATTGCCGTCGATTGCTGGAGTGGTCGCGGCGATGTCTGGGACCGTGCCCAAAGGCTGCACGATAAAATGCAGACCAATCTCTCGATGGCCAGGGATCGTCTTCACTTCCTCGGTAAGTCGATGCCCCCGCAACCGGAACACCTAGAggaatgatttttattttgttatttttttttatttttctgttgtgttttatttgcactttGTTGTTTGTCCTGCATTTCCTTTTGCGTTTGTCCATCAATTGTCGCTGCCACAGCGCTGCGTGAGGAAGATTTCCAAATGCATCGTCTCTCGCTAAAGGAGGAACAGAAACCGAATCCAAgccgggagcagcagcagaagccacaGAAGGCCAGAGAAGCGGCAGATAAGCCAATGCTGACGAATCTCACCAATGATCCCGTAAAGCTGAAGACACGCAGCAGCGGCTATGGACCAAAGAACGGTCTGACTACACCCAGAATCTCTGTCACAGCCACAACAccgacgtcgtcgtcgtcattgGGTAAGTTCTGTTGCAGTCGAGGCTTGAAAAGAGCCCAGCACCAACGCCAGAACCAGCGACACAGCGACAACAGATCGAGCTATCTATCAGTCACCCTCTCACCTTGCACttgatttcgtttcgtttcactATTGTTTTATGCTTGCCCCCAAATTGTAGCTTAAACCGATCAAACTCATCCATCTCTTATTAATGTGCTCCCCCACGTATCTCCATAGCCTCTGGCCGCAAGCTGACAATCGGAACCAAGCGACCTGGCAACCTGGCCGTGGCAGCCAACAAGTCACAAACTCTGCCACGCAATCTTGGCTCAAAGACCTCCGTGGGGGCTGTTCGTCAGCCAGGCAAGACCGCAGCCACGCCCCCAGCCGTGCGTCGACAGTTTGTAAGTGGCTCAAGGCGGAATAACGTTTGGTTTCTTGACAGATCTTTCTATAATTTGTACTCTTCTTTCCATAGTCTTCCGGTCGTAATACACCGCCACAGCGTTCACGCACGCCCATCAACAATAATGGGGCCAGCGGCAGTGGTAGTGGCGCTAGCACTCCCGTGGTGACTGTCAAGGGCGTGGAACAGAAGCTGGTCCAGCTCATACTCGATGAGATCGTGGAGGGCGGTGCTAAGGTGGAGTggacagacattgccggccaGGAGGTCGCCAAGCAGGCGCTACAAGAGATGGTCATACTGCCCTCCGTTCGTCCAGAGCTCTTTACAGGTAAGTGGATGGTAGAGGAATCCCTTTAAAGAGTCGTGTTTGATATCCTTTTTCGCCTCTTTGAGTGTAGGTTTGCGAGCCCCAGCCAAGGGTCTGCTGCTTTTCGGGCCCCCAGGCAATGGCAAGACATTGCTAGCCCGCGCCGTGGCCACCGAATGCAGTGCCACCTTTCTGAACATCTCGGCTGCTTCGCTGACCAGCAAATATGTGGGCGATGGCGAGAAACTGGTGCGTGCTTTGTTCGCGGTGGCACGCCACTTGCAGCCCTCGATCATATTCATCGATGAGGTGGACTCGCTGCTCTCGGAGCGTAGCAGCGGCGAGCACGAGGCGTCGCGCCGCCTGAAGACCGAATTTCTTGTGGAGTTTGATGGTCTGCCAGGTAATCCCGATGGCGATCGCATTGTGGTGCTGGCCGCCACAAATAGGCCCCAGGAGCTGGACGAGGCCGCCCTGCGACGCTTCACGAAGCGCGTCTATGTCTCACTGCCCGACGAGCAGACCCGGGAGCTGCTCTTGAACCGTTTGCTGCAAAAGCAGGGCTCGCCGCTGGATACGGATGCACTGCGGCGTTTGTCCAAGATAACGGACGGTTATTCTGGTTCCGATTTGACGGCTCTGGCCAAGGATGCCGCTCTGGAACCCATACGCGAGCTGAATGTGGAGCAGGTCAAGTGTCTGGACATTAACGCCATGCGACACATCACAGAAAAGGATTTCCACAACTCTCTCAAGCGCATTCGCCGCTCGGTGGCACAGCAGAGCCTCAGCTCGTATGAGAAATGGTCGTCGGACTATGGGGATATTACCATTTAGATAGGAGTCGATCCAATCATTGAAGGATTGTCAGCCTCGCCACCAAgatcctgccctgccctgctccacGCTGTGATGTGAGTGACAGAAATTTCTTCCCCTTTTGCTGTTGCATTAGTTTCGATGATCATTCCATTGATCCTCAAGTTTTAAACTACGTTCCATTCAACCATTAGTTTTTGTAGGCTTACATTTTGTTTCACAAAACTttgttatttgtatttaacCAATGAATTATTGATTAATTTCTCGTTCTACCAtgcaatttgtgtgtgtttctagGCCTAAGATTTATTGTATTTACCATATACTTCCAAATGTTTTTAAAGCGAGCGAGCGCCCCACACCCCATTTAcgttataatcatttaaaagCTAATGTATGCCTAAGAACAATCATTATACTAGCATTTGTTTGCCTAACTTTGTTTCCAATGTTTCTAGTACTAAGACAGCAAGGTGTTCTGTTCATGTATGGTATGGCTTTCCTAACATTTAATTTAGTTCTAAGTAAATGTATTTCCATTGATTTCTCTGTGTCACAAGTTTCTTCCATTTGTATCCTTGAATCAATAGAACCAATCTACTATTTTTGTTGTACATCGCCCAATTCAATCGAAAACATACGCTACACGTAATCTAGACATAAGCATAGCCTTAAGAttaaacacaacacaaaacgCAGGATCAGATTTAAGTTTTAAATGCGGCATCATCACACActactctctccctctatcgatcgatggatggctggtgtttagttttagttttagtctTGGTTCCTCTGTTTTCAATCAATCAATGTATGTACCTACCTACTGCAGCAGTCATAAATACAATCGTGTCTCCGAAAAACCATCTATAGATTAATCTTAATGTTTGTTGTACCTAGAAgttgctcctcctcccacactccacacacccctactatatatattgtacaatCGGATGCTTTTCGCGGTAATTTGAATCAGCTTTAATGCAGCCAACAGAACTTCAGTTTAAAGAGTAGTTTACTGAACACACAGATCCAACAAAATTACATgcatataaatacatactctatatatatagaatacgCTAAATAAAATCGATTTCAACAGACATCATCAGAAGACTGCACCTTTTTCTGGGATACACATATAACCAAATCAAAACTTaacttttaaatttattcTAAAATTTGTTTTAGCTCTAGCCTAAACAATATCTAATGAAGGTCTTTATATAGATGGAAAGCTTTAGCTTTATATTCTTCGAAATATAACCATTAAGAAATATTACTTTTAAACTTAGCTGGTACTTGGAATTTTTCCTCAAATTAGTTGTTATAGAATCTCATCCCATTCTGTTTTTAGGGAATATCTTCTTTATAGATCAACTATCAGTTTTCGATGATGTCTCATCAGAATCAGATGTCCTACAATCATAGACTGTCAACAAAACCCCTCAGTAAAATCTTTTCTGGTATAGATTTAAGAGGGATCTTatgcaattttttataaagAAGATCGCAGATCAACATTACAATTCAATTGGAACATTGCCAGAACCTTCAGCCGAACAGCCAGATGGACGCTGCCGTATGACGCTTAACCGAACAGGTCGCGTACAGTGCATGCAGGAAAGACAGATATTAGACTAATGATCAAGGAAAACTATAACTAATAAGACCCTAAAACGGCTCATGTAATTCCATATAATCCCATCCAATTTAAACTTCATTCGCCCACGAAGTATTTCCATCAAAAACTATATCATATCATTtaactttaattaaaacttttaGAATCTGCAAATAGTAGCAGCCCATGGATCTCAAAGATCGAAAGCACATCATAGATATCTCCCAAAAACTGTCAAATTTCATTTAGAACTTTAACCAATAGAATATAGTAGTTCGATCCCCGCTATCTCTCTGTGGTATTCTCCTGGTTTTCAGTTGGAACATCTAACTCTTCTTTATAGATCCGAGCATGGGTAATTATTGTAATTTTACAATCTTTTTGTAGTAGACTAGACCCAAtgtatgatgatgatggagcCAAGAGTTAATTTAGACACACACTCGTCGTTCTCTGTGGTTTTTCTCACTtcgttttatatatttttttgtttctttattttacaattacatatttatatcGCATTTCGTTTTTCCACATTGGAAATATACAATtacaatatgtatgtttgtttgCTCGAATTTACATTCTCTTAAGTGTCTAGAATTTgtttttgcgtttttttttacttttcgaCTCCAccgatgtgtgtgtggtgtggctcTCGTCTCGGCTCCTCCACTGCTACTTGCCACGCTTCCATCCTACTATGTACTTCTTCTTCGAAATCCTTCGTTGACACATCATATGATCCACAATTTAGTTACAATTACATTTTGCTTTGTCACTTTATTCCATTTCGATtgtatatatgtttatttaaaccaatttgttgttgcctatttgttggttttttgttgtatttctcatttgtttatttttgtttccgCATTCGTTTATACGCCTATATCTGCCTTAAATTACAAatcattaaattattttaacaCGTACTTAGATTGGATTAGATTGTTACAGCTACCCCCCGAAATCGCCCAGAGCTTCAgttgtctgtctatctgtttgtatgtctgtctgtctgtctgcccgtCTGCCTGCTCGCCTGTCGCTTGTCACCGCGCGTGGTTCAACTTTTAGTTCCACGCTTtgcttcggttcggttcggccGTCGGCCTCCGCGTGTGGGGGTGTGATGGAAGGGCCCTCCACGACCGTAACGCACGTACGCGCCTgtcccgccccgccccgtccGATCGACCGCAACAATGACGCACAGGtctcaaaacaaaaacgtagCCTGCAACCGCAACTGAAAATCGAAAATCCTATATCCCTAATCCCCTGCTGCCGCGAAAAAGAGGCTCGTTGACaggatgttgttgctgttgccctCATCGTTAGGGACTGGCAGAGGATGATACGAcggatgctgctgcggctgctgctgctcggttTTGGCAAGGACCTGGTATTCTAAGTAAGCTAAGGGTGCGTAATGCGctagcagctgcagctgcgactgcgactccgaTTGAGACTGcactgctgctggcggcagACGTTCTTGGATGCAGCGGCTCCACGGATGTTGCAGACGGCGTCGAAGCGGGCGTCACAACTCAGTTCATTGGGTCTGATATTGTGGCATCGCGGCACTGTACATCATTTGGGGGGCAAGTGAACcatttgctgctgcggccgcaGACGAGGCCGCCGACATGCCTGGGACAACAGTACCGGGTACACCCCATGCCACATTCGGTGGCACCATGCGATACCCGGCAGCTGGAAAGATCATTCAACGATTAACCtcaaaggggggggggggggggtaagTAACGTGGCTCTACTTACGGACTCCTCCCGCCTGCTGGGCACTGGTCGTGTAAGCGTAAGGATAGTAGCCCTGCTGCATATACTGCGTCTGCATTTGGGTGGTTGGATAAGCCTGCTGGTTTTTGTGGGGGAGAGAACATTTAAAGCCCATTTAGCAAAAAAATATCTAATAAATGTAACTTACTGCCGGAGGATACCAGTAGCC contains:
- the spas gene encoding spastin isoform X2, whose amino-acid sequence is MVRTKNQSSSSSASSSSHKSPIKSHGGNGSAAAGTAGHPVSRSSSSHRTSIDDRKSATNVSSSSNRRTTPGSSPDGDGDDDTTTTDDLTPTSTSAPRSAGGPSSVHKQNLYVVSFPIIFLFNVLRSLIYQLFCIFRYLYGASTKVIYRPHRRDCNIEIVVQNNSNNKDQKHQQLTSSQSLNYPLEVTSGEAASEQQVQQPLPQQRYRALQPLEMAGANRSGSGYSPGPGDPLLAKQKHHHRRAFEYISKALKIDEENEGHKELAIELYRKGIKELEDGIAVDCWSGRGDVWDRAQRLHDKMQTNLSMARDRLHFLASGRKLTIGTKRPGNLAVAANKSQTLPRNLGSKTSVGAVRQPGKTAATPPAVRRQFSSGRNTPPQRSRTPINNNGASGSGSGASTPVVTVKGVEQKLVQLILDEIVEGGAKVEWTDIAGQEVAKQALQEMVILPSVRPELFTGLRAPAKGLLLFGPPGNGKTLLARAVATECSATFLNISAASLTSKYVGDGEKLVRALFAVARHLQPSIIFIDEVDSLLSERSSGEHEASRRLKTEFLVEFDGLPGNPDGDRIVVLAATNRPQELDEAALRRFTKRVYVSLPDEQTRELLLNRLLQKQGSPLDTDALRRLSKITDGYSGSDLTALAKDAALEPIRELNVEQVKCLDINAMRHITEKDFHNSLKRIRRSVAQQSLSSYEKWSSDYGDITI
- the spas gene encoding spastin isoform X1: MVRTKNQSSSSSASSSSHKSPIKSHGGNGSAAAGTAGHPVSRSSSSHRTSIDDRKSATNVSSSSNRRTTPGSSPDGDGDDDTTTTDDLTPTSTSAPRSAGGPSSVHKQNLYVVSFPIIFLFNVLRSLIYQLFCIFRYLYGASTKVIYRPHRRDCNIEIVVQNNSNNKDQKHQQLTSSQSLNYPLEVTSGEAASEQQVQQPLPQQRYRALQPLEMAGANRSGSGYSPGPGDPLLAKQKHHHRRAFEYISKALKIDEENEGHKELAIELYRKGIKELEDGIAVDCWSGRGDVWDRAQRLHDKMQTNLSMARDRLHFLALREEDFQMHRLSLKEEQKPNPSREQQQKPQKAREAADKPMLTNLTNDPVKLKTRSSGYGPKNGLTTPRISVTATTPTSSSSLASGRKLTIGTKRPGNLAVAANKSQTLPRNLGSKTSVGAVRQPGKTAATPPAVRRQFSSGRNTPPQRSRTPINNNGASGSGSGASTPVVTVKGVEQKLVQLILDEIVEGGAKVEWTDIAGQEVAKQALQEMVILPSVRPELFTGLRAPAKGLLLFGPPGNGKTLLARAVATECSATFLNISAASLTSKYVGDGEKLVRALFAVARHLQPSIIFIDEVDSLLSERSSGEHEASRRLKTEFLVEFDGLPGNPDGDRIVVLAATNRPQELDEAALRRFTKRVYVSLPDEQTRELLLNRLLQKQGSPLDTDALRRLSKITDGYSGSDLTALAKDAALEPIRELNVEQVKCLDINAMRHITEKDFHNSLKRIRRSVAQQSLSSYEKWSSDYGDITI